Proteins encoded together in one uncultured Desulfosarcina sp. window:
- a CDS encoding ATP-binding cassette domain-containing protein, translating into MTAINEIKIKARHLFFSYGDNLVLQDVSLDVHEGAVMAVTGPSGQGKSTLLTLFNRLWEDIPGTRMRGSIHIRLDGRDRDIYHPACSLPELRRKVGMVFQIPNPLPMSIYKNVAFPLKMAGISNRAQIRDAVETTLKQAFLWNEVKDRLREDARQLSGGQQQRLCMARALVVNPEVLLLDEPTSSLDGKATEIIEALIVSLKQACTIVMVSHDTAQVERVADRWAELKKGNLVLA; encoded by the coding sequence ATGACCGCAATTAACGAGATAAAGATAAAAGCCCGCCACCTGTTTTTCTCATACGGCGACAATCTTGTGCTGCAGGATGTAAGCCTGGATGTCCACGAGGGCGCCGTTATGGCGGTGACGGGGCCTTCGGGCCAGGGCAAGTCCACGCTGTTAACCCTGTTCAACCGTCTGTGGGAAGACATCCCCGGGACCCGCATGCGAGGCAGCATTCATATCCGTTTGGACGGCCGGGACCGGGATATTTATCATCCGGCCTGTTCGCTGCCAGAACTGCGGCGCAAGGTGGGCATGGTTTTCCAGATCCCCAACCCGCTGCCCATGAGCATATACAAGAACGTGGCCTTTCCTTTGAAGATGGCCGGGATCTCGAATAGAGCACAGATAAGGGATGCCGTGGAAACCACCTTGAAGCAGGCGTTCCTTTGGAATGAGGTCAAAGACCGCCTTCGGGAAGATGCCCGCCAACTCTCCGGCGGCCAGCAGCAGCGCCTGTGTATGGCCCGGGCGCTGGTGGTCAACCCTGAAGTCCTTCTACTGGACGAACCCACCTCCTCTCTAGACGGCAAAGCCACCGAGATTATCGAGGCGCTGATCGTCAGTCTCAAGCAGGCCTGCACCATCGTCATGGTGTCCCACGACACGGCCCAGGTGGAACGGGTGGCCGACCGCTGGGCGGAACTGAAAAAAGGAAATCTCGTTCTTGCCTGA
- a CDS encoding ABC transporter permease subunit, whose product MKAGRCDKLVTAWAWLSGLVLTVSVATLLGFLLIKGAGTLSPRLFFGDTLPLDALQLKRQVFDGIFPATVGTLLLVGLAVGMAVPVGIATGIYMAEFAAPRTKSVFGLFFDILAGIPSILVGLFGFSVAIFLHHHFSGQIAPCLLISALSLAFLVLPYLIRTTQTTLENLPRHVRMTAPALGASKLQTIFYVLLPQSLSGIVSGIILSIGRCAEDTAVIMLTGVVATAGIPASLLSGYEALPFYIYTVSAQYADQAELMRGYGAAIVLLAVCALLFALTAFIRHRLADHLLYGVR is encoded by the coding sequence ATGAAAGCCGGCCGCTGCGATAAACTGGTGACCGCCTGGGCCTGGCTTTCCGGACTGGTGCTCACCGTCAGCGTCGCCACGCTTCTCGGGTTCCTGTTGATCAAGGGGGCCGGAACCCTCTCTCCGAGACTCTTTTTTGGAGACACCCTCCCTTTGGACGCCTTGCAGCTGAAGCGCCAGGTCTTCGACGGTATTTTTCCGGCCACCGTCGGCACCCTGCTCCTGGTCGGGCTTGCCGTGGGCATGGCCGTTCCCGTGGGCATCGCTACCGGCATCTATATGGCCGAATTTGCCGCACCGCGCACCAAATCGGTTTTTGGGCTTTTTTTCGACATTCTGGCCGGTATTCCGTCGATTCTGGTCGGCCTTTTCGGTTTCAGCGTGGCGATTTTTCTCCACCACCATTTTTCCGGCCAAATCGCCCCCTGCCTGCTGATATCGGCCCTGTCGCTGGCCTTTCTGGTGCTGCCCTATCTCATCCGCACCACCCAGACCACCTTGGAAAATCTGCCCCGCCACGTTCGCATGACAGCCCCGGCGCTGGGCGCCTCGAAGCTGCAGACCATTTTTTACGTGCTGCTGCCCCAGTCTCTGTCGGGTATTGTCAGCGGCATCATTCTTTCCATCGGCCGCTGTGCGGAAGACACGGCCGTGATCATGCTGACCGGCGTGGTGGCCACGGCCGGCATTCCCGCCTCGCTGCTCTCGGGGTACGAAGCCCTGCCGTTTTACATTTACACGGTTTCGGCCCAGTATGCAGACCAGGCCGAACTGATGCGCGGCTACGGCGCGGCCATTGTCCTGCTGGCCGTCTGCGCGCTGCTTTTCGCCCTGACCGCTTTCATCCGGCATCGACTGGCCGATCACCTGCTTTACGGGGTGCGCTGA
- a CDS encoding ABC transporter permease subunit, with product MRSQGLVQGLLAVAAAGSVAVTVLIFGFMIVLGLPLVTSGAFFNLFTSSWLPNEGLYGIVPMMAGSLFIAGLAMVFSFPLSLGCAALVAVLAKGRVPALLHRLVRFMTGIPTVVYGFAGIFLLVPVVREWTGSGSGMCILSASLLLAILIAPTMILFFTDSFTSVPKSYLAAADALGATPVQKLVHVVIPCSWRGLTTGVLLALGRAVGDTLIALMIAGNATAFPGSPLDSARTLPAHIALVVAADFDSLEFRTLFACGILLYAFTTLTVVLARRMVADKAGAP from the coding sequence ATGCGCAGCCAAGGTCTGGTGCAGGGCTTGCTGGCTGTGGCCGCAGCCGGCTCGGTGGCCGTTACGGTGCTGATCTTCGGGTTCATGATCGTTCTGGGCCTCCCGCTGGTTACCAGCGGTGCGTTCTTCAATCTTTTTACCTCCTCCTGGCTGCCCAACGAGGGCCTTTACGGCATCGTCCCCATGATGGCCGGATCGCTGTTCATCGCCGGCCTGGCCATGGTCTTCAGTTTTCCCCTGAGTCTGGGATGCGCCGCTCTGGTCGCGGTCCTGGCAAAGGGCCGGGTTCCGGCCCTGCTGCACCGGCTGGTGCGGTTCATGACCGGCATCCCCACCGTGGTCTATGGCTTTGCCGGCATCTTTCTGCTGGTTCCCGTCGTCCGCGAATGGACGGGCAGCGGCTCGGGCATGTGCATTCTCTCCGCATCCCTGCTGCTGGCCATTTTGATCGCCCCCACCATGATCCTTTTTTTCACCGACAGCTTTACCAGCGTACCCAAAAGCTACCTGGCGGCGGCCGACGCCCTGGGCGCCACCCCTGTCCAGAAGCTCGTTCATGTGGTCATTCCCTGCTCCTGGCGGGGGCTGACCACCGGCGTGCTCCTGGCCCTGGGCCGGGCCGTAGGCGACACCCTGATCGCCCTGATGATCGCCGGCAACGCCACCGCCTTTCCCGGTTCGCCACTGGATTCCGCCCGAACGCTGCCCGCGCACATCGCCCTGGTGGTGGCCGCCGATTTTGACAGTCTGGAGTTCCGCACCCTGTTTGCCTGCGGTATCCTTTTGTATGCCTTTACCACCCTGACCGTCGTGCTGGCCCGGCGGATGGTTGCCGACAAAGCGGGTGCGCCATGA
- a CDS encoding phosphate ABC transporter substrate-binding protein yields the protein MTRIGRSLYGMIAVSILTLLLAGVAPAMADDYSPFAGQAATIKISGGTAHIPVMKEAAKQVMQRFSDVRITIAGGGSGVGIKQVGEGLVDIGNSGRKPTDDEIAKYDLKMFKWAIDGVGLVVNPKNPVASLTTAQAKAIFAGSIDNWKALGGADKAINLYTRDTASGTREVFWKKALGKGEISAKANVVVSNGAMKAAVANDPYAIGYVSVGHMDESVQPVALDGVTPTLETVKSGEYKIARGLYSNTKGEPSGLTKTFIDFLFSETGQGFAAAKGFIPVK from the coding sequence ATGACGCGGATCGGACGGTCGCTTTATGGCATGATTGCTGTTTCTATTCTGACATTGCTGCTGGCCGGCGTTGCTCCGGCCATGGCAGACGATTATTCCCCGTTTGCGGGCCAGGCCGCGACAATCAAGATTTCCGGCGGCACCGCGCATATTCCGGTGATGAAGGAGGCGGCCAAGCAGGTCATGCAGCGCTTTTCCGACGTTCGGATCACCATTGCCGGCGGCGGCTCCGGCGTGGGCATCAAACAGGTGGGCGAAGGGCTGGTGGACATCGGCAACTCCGGCCGCAAACCGACCGATGACGAAATCGCAAAATACGACCTGAAAATGTTCAAATGGGCTATCGACGGCGTCGGACTGGTGGTCAATCCGAAAAATCCGGTCGCGTCCCTGACCACGGCGCAAGCCAAAGCCATTTTCGCCGGCAGCATCGACAACTGGAAGGCCTTAGGGGGCGCGGACAAGGCCATCAACCTGTACACCCGTGACACGGCCAGTGGAACCCGGGAGGTCTTCTGGAAAAAAGCCCTGGGAAAAGGCGAGATCAGCGCCAAAGCCAATGTGGTGGTATCCAACGGCGCCATGAAGGCGGCCGTGGCCAACGATCCCTATGCGATCGGTTATGTATCGGTGGGACATATGGATGAAAGCGTTCAGCCGGTGGCATTGGATGGCGTTACGCCGACCCTGGAGACCGTGAAGAGCGGTGAATACAAGATTGCCCGGGGCCTGTACAGCAACACCAAAGGCGAGCCGTCCGGCCTGACGAAAACCTTCATTGACTTTCTGTTCAGCGAAACCGGCCAGGGCTTTGCTGCCGCCAAGGGCTTTATCCCTGTAAAATAA